The sequence below is a genomic window from Salicibibacter cibarius.
AACCTTGCGTAAAGTTTGTCTATCTCATCCTGTGTTAACTCAAGATCACTCAAAACAGCATTCTGTGTTTCCCTTTCCATTGATGCAAGTATAGCTAATGGACCCGCTCCCTTGATTAATGGATACGAATCTCCAACATGTGTAGTATTAGCATTTATGACGTGCCCACCTTTTATTGTGTCTACACAATAGGCTCTATTGTTTCTTTCAATGAACAAATAAGCGTTTTCATTAGTCTCTTCAACCATTTTTTTTATATAAGGTCTTGCCCTAGTTGGTAGATCAATTGCATGCAAAGCTTGGTTTCCAATTACAAAAAGGTGTATTCCTAAACGATAATAAGGTGTATTGCCAATGTAAATCTTTTCTAGGAATTTTATCTTTTCCAAAGTGTTACAGTACCTCAATATAGTAGTTTTGTTATTTCCGGATTTTTGAGCTATATCATTTAATGATAATAACGGTTCACTCTTTGAGAAATGCTTCAGTATATTGTTCGCCTTTTCTAAAGAACGAATAATTGTTTTATCTCTTTCTTCACTCATTTACAAAGTCTTCCTTTTTTAGTTACAGCCCCATTTAAACTATTTATAGGGCTGTAACTATTCTATATTTTATACAGGCATGTAAATTCCTTAATTTAGATTTTCCATAAAAGGGAGAGGTGGAATATCATTTGGGTCCGTAAGTAAATCAATTACAACTGAACCCTTTGCCAAAAAAGCTTCTTGTAAGGCTTTCTCAATTTCTTCAGGTGATTCAACTCTTATCCCTTTTATTCCACATGCTCTTGCTATAGCTGCATGATCAACAGCGGTAAAATCACAGACAGATGTATACCTTCCCCAACGTGATTGTTCTGCCAATTTTTGATAAGCTAAGATTTGGTTATTAATAACTACAGTAACTACATTTATTCCTTCCCTCTTACATGTCTCTAATTCAGCCCAGGCGTGAGCAAAACCCCCATCACCCACAAAGGCCAAAACCTTGTCTTCAGGTTTTGCAATATTTGCCCCCATCGCCAAGGGGAGACCCCATCCTAATCCTGCTAAACCTCTTGGAAATATAAATTTTCGATCACCTTTTGCTTTAATATAATTTGCAACCCATACGGACGAAAGACTTGCATCGGTTACTATAGTTTGATCAGAAGATAATTGCATTTCTAGTTCAGCTAAAAATCTTTCAATTTTAATAGGATTTTCATCTGAGTTTTTAACACTTTTTGTTTCTTCTTTATGTGCTACTCTAGCGTTTGCGATCTTTTCTTCTACTAAAGAGCGTTTTTCTTTTTGTATATTTAAATCGTAATTAAATAATGATTTTTTTAATTCATTTAATGCCAGTTTTGCATCACCAACTAATCTTAGGGATTCGTAATTTCTCCCTATTTCGGTTGGATCTACATCAATGTGTATATACGTTGCATTTTCTGGTAACAAGGTCCATGAGTCTGTCCCATTTTGATTTGTTCGATTGCCTACCAATAAAATCACATCAGCATCTTCAATCATGGGCCTTAAAAATTTAGTTACTCCTCTTTTTCCCATGTAATAACCAATTGGACCAATTGTTAACGGGTGTTCTTCATCAACTGACCCTTTTCCCATTGTTGTCGTCGCTACTGGTATTGAACATTCCTCTTGAATTTGCCGAAGTTCCTGTTTAGCACCTGAAGAAATAACTCCACCACCTGCATGTATGATTGGCCGTTCGGCATTAGCAAGTAAATCTGCTGCCTTTTCAATTTTTATTGGGTCTGGAATTGATCTGTCTAACGGATAACTCCCCAAATTTACATTTCTATTAAATTTAACTGGATATTTGTTTGTATCATATGTCAAGTCCTTCGGACAAAGTAAAACAGCTGGACCTGGCTTTCCACTTGCAGCCGCAGTAAATGCCATATCAACGTAATCCTCTATTCTATCTTCCGAAGGGATCTTTTTAACCCATTTCGCTACACCTGAAAAAAGTTCTTTATGATCAAGTTCTTGGAAAGCGTTTTTATCTTCTTGGTCTCTTGGAACTTCATCAACCAGAGCAACTATTGGATGAGACGCTTTTAAACATTCTGCTAAACCTGGTACAAGCAAAGTTGCCGCTGGACCATTTTGCGCTGTTACCACAGGCACTTTTCCTGAACACATTGCATATGCTTGAGCCATATAAGAACCAGCATTTTCCTGTCTAAAACCTATTTGTCGAATTCCTAAGTCCATACTTGCTAGCATAATTGTTTGAGGGTTGCTTTGACCAAATAAATATTCAACTCCATTTTTTTTAAGCGCTCTAGCAATTCTCTCAGCATTGGTTTCTTTATGTGTACTCATGCTCTTACCTCCTGATCTTCTTTAATGTATCTAGATTCACTTCCGCTACCCACACTGTATAGCTGTGTTAATTTCTGTTCCCCAATTTCTTCTACTAAAATTACAGCTATTTACCAATAATAGTAATATTAAATTATTAAGGCTTTAAAACTACCTTCACTTTTTCTCCAGTTTCTGCTTTCTTGAATGCCTTTTTCCAATCAGTCAACGAATAAATATCTTGTATTAATGGATATACATTGATTTTTTTCTTTTGTATCAATTTAATGCTATCTAGCCAATCAATTTTAGTGTGACTATATGAGCCCATTACTTGTATTTCCTTATACGCAATTTTCATAAAGTCAACATTTAAAGACTCACTCCATGTCCCGACTTGAACATATTGACCACTTGCCTTACATAATTCCAAACCTGTATTAACCCCAGCGGCTGTGCCTGTACATTCCAGTACAATATCGGCACCATTTCCTTGGGTATGCTGCATTATGACATCGTCGCTTCCTTCATTGTCAGCCTCAACAACTAAATCAGCGCCTAATTTACTAGCTAATGAAAGTTTTTCATGATCTCTCGATAATCCGGATATTGATACAAACGCACCGTTTGCTTTACCGACCAACATCGCAATCAAACCAATAGCTCCAGATCCAATTACGTGGATAACGTTAGAAGGACTTATTTTTATTTTACGAAACGCATGAACGACTACTGCAAGTGGTTCTATTAATGCTCCAGATAAGATGTCTACTTCATCTGGGAGTACATGTATTTGACGTTGATTTAGTTTTACATAGTCAGCGAATGCTCCATTTTGCTCAAACCCTAATCGGTTTTTTTTACTACAAATATTAGTTTTACCAATTATACACATGTTGCATTGACCGCAGTTAGATGCTGCCGGTTGGCCAGTAACCTTACTTCCCTTAGATAAATTTTTTACGTCTTTTCCAATTGATGTTATATAACCACTAAATTCGTGACCCAAAATAATTGGTAAATTATATTTATAATATTTTCCCTGATACATTTTTAAATCTGTTCCGCAAATTCCAGCAGCCTCCACTTTTACAATAACCTCATCATCCTCAGGTATTAGATCTTCACTGTTTTCTAATGCCATATTGTAAGCTTCTTCGCTTTTTTTATATAGCGCTTTCAATAAAAACCCACCTTTACTTAAAAATATGGGACCTAAAAAATATACGATAATTGCTGCTACTTTCTTATCAATCCATAAACATCCCACCATTAACATCGATTGTTGCTCCAGTAATATATGCTGCTTCTTCCGAACATAAATACGAGACCGCAGCGGCAACTTCCTCGGGATATCCCAAGCGATTTAGTGGAGAAATCCTTATAAATTCAGCATTCGCTTCGGATGAGACTTCATTCACCATGGGAGATATAATTCTTCCTGGCGCAATACAATTTGCCGTTATACCGTACTCTCCATATTCAGATGCAATACTCCGATTAAAACCAATTAAAGCACTTTTACTTGTTGAATAATGAGCACCTGCCACACGACTTAATGTTCGACCGGCTTGGGAAGACATATTCACAACTCTTCCCCAATTATTCAACATCATCAAAGATAATGCTTCACGTACACACAAAAATGAACCAGTTATGTTCACATTTAACACTCTATTCCATTCTTCAAGAGTGGTATCGACAATCATCCGTTTTTGACCATTATGCTTCGGTGAAATTCCTGCATTATTTACTAAAATATCGAGGCGTCCATATTCATTCCTAACATAATCAAAAAAAGTTTTTATTTCTTCTTCCACACCTACATCAAGTACATAATCTACTACTTGTTTCCCCTTACCACGCAACAGTTTAGATTCTTCTTCCACTTTTTTTTGTAATACATCAGTCATTATTACAATAGTTTCGTCATCTGCTAGTTTTTCAGTGATATATAATCCAATCCCTTGTGCCGCCCCAGTAACAACAGCAACTTTTTTATCTGTTGACAATAAATCAACCCCTTTTTAAAAAAAACAATGTTGTAAGTAGGATCTTATTAATTTTCTAGTATATTTCACTATGCGTAATGGTGTTTCGCATTCCGTTGTATATTAAAATAAACTACTGATTGTCACATTGTCAATAGTTTTTGTGAATTTCGTGTCATTTTGTTGTATTAATTACTCGACGGATAAAGTTTGACTGGGCACGTTAAGCCCTCTATGAACCTCAAAACATCGGAAGATAACTAAATTAAATATTAAGGTACTGGCATATTCTTTATGTGTTAGTTACTCCAGAACCATATAAAGACAAGTCACTGCTAGATTTAGACAGTTTTCTTGTATGTTGAACAGGGACCATAAACCACGATGGGTCACTAAAACAGCCTAAATGGCGAGGTAAGTAAATATTCTTTAGCCAGGATAATGATCTTCACAACAACCCTTCAACAACCCCAATCACCCTACTCTGCTCCTCCTCCGTCATACTCGACCCCGAAGGCAAACACAGTCCATAACGAAACAACTCATCCGACACACTCCAACCCTCTTCATGCTCATAATACTCAACACCCTCAAACAACGGCTGCAGATGCATCGGCTTCCACACCGGCCGCGCCTCGATATTCTCCGCACTCAGCGCTTCAATAATATCCAAATGACTCACGCCCGCTTCCTCAGGATCCACCGTCAAAGCCGTCAGCCACCGATTCGACTTACTCCCCTCCAACTCAGGCATAAACGCCACCTCCGATAGCCCACTCAACGCCTCATAATACCTCACAAAAACTGTCCGCCACTGCGCCACACGCTCATCCCACACGTCCAACTGCCCGCGCCCGACACCGGTAACAATATTACTCATCCGATAATTGTAGCCAATTTCGCTATGCTCATAATGAAGCGCCGGCTCCCGCGCCTGCGTCGCCAAAAACCGCGTCCGCTCCAACGCTTCCAAATCACCCGACACGAGCGCGCCCCCGCCCGACGTCGTAATAATTTTATTCCCATTAAACGAAAACACACCAAAATCGCCGAACGTACCGCTCTTCCGGCCGCCATACTCACTCCCCAACGACTCCGCCGCGTCCTCAATGACAGGCACACCATACGCCCGGCAAACCTCCATCAACCGATCCATGCGCGCGCTCTGCCCGTATAAATTCACCACAATAACAGCTTTTGGCAACACATCAGCATCACCCAACGCCCGCTCCAACGCCGCAGGCGACATATTCCACGTCGCCGGCTCCGAATCAATAAACACCGGCCGCGCACCCTGATACAAAATCGGATTCGCAGTAGCCACAAACGTCAGCGAAGAACAAAACACAACATCCCCCTCGCCCACACCAAGCTGCCGCAACGCCAAATGTAATCGCCGCCGTCCCCGAACTCAGCACCGCCGCACCCGCAACACCGTTGTACTCCGCCAACGCCGCCTCAAATGCCTTAACGTTATTGCCCAACGGCGCGATCCAATTCAAGTCAAACGCTTCTTGTATGTATATTTATAAAAAAATGCAGTCTTGTTGTTTTGACATAATAACATCCCATCTCTATTTATAATTCTTCATCGGTTTTCACGGTGCGCCAAGGGCAAACCTTTCATCATAAATATAATACATAACACCGGCACCAACGCTACATTTCCCCGCAACAATTCCAATCATCAACACGTGTTTGGCATATAAGCTCTTTTACCAAAAAATAATATTTAGAGTTGCGCCGATCCGAAAAGGGTTATTCGTGAACAACTATCACTCGGCCCGTCAGGACTATTCATTCGAAGAAGTCTACCAAAAGTACACACCGTTAGTGCATGTGATGCTTAACGCCTCCACATTCACAGCAACCACGAGGACTTTTTGCAAGCCGGCTATATAGGACTTTGGTTCGCATACCAACACCACGATAGTGAAAGAGGACCATTTCCCGCTTATGCCTTCCTTCGTGTCAGAGGAGAAATGTTGACGATGCTGAGAAAGGATGCCAATTATTACGACCGGCATTCATTCAGTTCCAATGATCAGGAGCCTGTGGACATAACCATGTCAGAATCCTGAATGTCAGATGCAGACACCTTAGCCCCTTACTTGAACATGTTATCCGACCGTGAACAACGCTGGGTCATCGAGCACGCCGTGCATGATCAGCCCCGCGCATGATCGCGGCCAAGTACAACGTTTCCGTCGAAACGGTAAAAAGTTGGCGGAAAGGAGCACTTGCAAAACTAAGAAAATATGTAAAATAATTAAGAAGTGGAGCCTGCAGTGAGCACTGCAGGCTCCTATACGAAAATAGCATTGTTCCTTTTAGTAACATTTGCTCAGGGGTTTTTGGTGTTGTGTTGAAGAAGATTGCCAATTACTACGAACGGCATTCCTTCACTTCCAATCATTAGGAACCTGTGGGCACGGTCATGTCAGACGTAGACACCTTAGTCCCTTATTTGAACAAGTTTACCCGAGAGCCGCCATTGATGGCTGTTGTGTTGTGTACAGGCGGCTGGGAAAAAGCTCATGGGAATATCAGCCACATGAATCCATTGCTTTACCCTATACGCCTGTATTTATGCTATTTAAGTTCTTTAGTATACTTTTTAAACAAATTGCCCTCATGCAAGTTGTGTTCTACAAGTTGTTGATGAATCTCTTTTTCCGTCCAGGTAGAAGGGGTTTTACTTGACAGGGCTTTTCCAAATGCAAGTAATGATTGCCTAAATTCATTTAATTTATTCATATCCATAACTCTTGCATTTTCTGGAGGGTGTGCATTATCTTCAGTTTTATTGGATGGGTGTATTATTATAGGAATGCATTCTTGCTTAGCTCCATATCGTTGTTTATACCATTCTATTGAATGAAGTAATTGTCCAACATCGCCTCTCGGTATTTTGTCAGCTATGCTTTGAGATTTCGCCTCAATTAACACGTTTTCATCACCTTCTGGGATCCATAAATTATCGGGGCCATCATTTTCATCAGTCTCGGGTTGTGCACTTCCAAAGCCTAAAAAACTCCCAATATCATGTACTGCTTTTTCAAAAACGTGGTATACAATATCTGGTGAAAACCGAAAGTTCGTGATCATATCCTCTATTGCAATATAAACGTCTGACCCATCACCATAATTCTCTAGCCATTTTTTTATGATCTCAGATTGTTTCCCTCTCGATCTTGTTAGCTTTGAATAATTTGGAGTAAGAGGTTTTAATACACGACGGTATTGATTTTTTGCTTTCACTTGCAAATCATTTGCTCTTGATGAGTTTACTGGATAAATAAAACTTGCAGCAACTTGTGTATACCATGCTTTATCGATATCACTTAATAGCTCTTTATGCTGATCGATATAGGTCAAAAATTCATTGGTTCCTGCCTCATATTTTTCATCAATAAATAAATCAACTGCTTTAGAAAAATTTTCTGCTAAGTTTAATAAAAACGAATTCTGTTCCATATGATCTTTATTTACATCCAATATCAATTGCTTGTGAAAAGACCTCCATTCAGGGTCTCGATTTAAAACAGACTCTGTAGCACTTTTAACTTCTTCCAACGCCTCTTCGCTAGTTTCAGGTTGTTCACCGTCAAAAATTGTTTGCCCAAATTTAATTTGTGCAAGTGTTTCAGGAGCAAAAAATGGTTGATTATTCTTATTAAACATAAATTTTATAAGCGCATTGTCAAGAATAAATACATTACAAAAATCACTTCCGGAACGCACAGCCCGTCCGAGTCCTTGTTCTATCGTTTCAGCTACTTGTGCATTAAATATCGGGGAATCTTGACGTACAATTTGATGATGCTTATCCCTATTTGTAGTTGCTGTTGGCATCCCGTCTAGTACCAACACCCTACACGCATCACCAGCAAGGTCAATACCGTCATATCTCGCTACAAATATCATTAAATTTCCAACTGAAGATTTTAACCTTTCAGTTGCGTCATTTATATTGTCTTTGGTAACGACTTTCGCATGAAATTTCTCCCACATTTTGGATTTTTCCATATTTGGAACAATGACAACAACATTTTGATCCCTAGCATAATCAGCAATGAACGCTCTCATCCTATAATCTTCTAGTTCCATATGATATCTTTTAGGCGTAATAATTAAACGCTCTCCAACATCGCCTTTGTCTTCAGGTTCAATAGGATTTTCAATCGCTGATCGGTCGACGCCTAATTCATTTAACAACTTTGAATCATCACTAAATGTAGCTGATAAAAAAAACCTATGCTTAGCTTGATGAAATGATGGAATTTGCTGTATAGGCAGCTTCATTGGCGTAATTTCTATAGAACTCGAACTAATATAACATTCACATTGATTTAATTCATCCCCAATTATTCCCCATGAATATAATACAGCTGGGTCCTCTTCCTTTAACAATTCACCCAATATATTAATAATTGTTGTTCTTTGTTTATGCCATGACCAGTAAGGAATCATTTGGCTAATCGACGACTCACCAGCTTTTATACTGGCTAACAATCCAGCTCCTTGCTGATGGAGGTCGTCTTCAAACAAGCTGAAGATTTTCGAGTAAGCATCATAAGTATTTGGAATCGTAATTGTAGATTGTTGTCTGGCTTTTTTTATACAACTATGTGCGTCATCAACTACTAAAGTTCCAATCTCTTGTATTTCACGTGTATAATAGCCACCTACACCAAATATAGATCTGCCATTGAATAAGCGCTCAAACGTACAAATCAATATCGCTTCTCCATTCAAAAATTCAATTGGAAATTCTGCCCTCTCATTACTTGAATATTGAATTGTCTTTACAGGTATATTAAATATATCAGCTTGTTCAACAGCCTGTTTCACTAATTGCCTGTCGGGACATAGATATACAGCCGGACCGTACCCTTCATTTAATTTGGATTTTAACATTAAAAGAGCAATAAGTGTTTTTCCGGCACCTGTATTCAATTTCCCTACGATATCTCTTCTACCTCGGACACCACTCCAATTGTCCAAAAATTCCGTTTGGACGTCTCTTAAA
It includes:
- a CDS encoding acetolactate synthase catalytic subunit, which encodes MSTHKETNAERIARALKKNGVEYLFGQSNPQTIMLASMDLGIRQIGFRQENAGSYMAQAYAMCSGKVPVVTAQNGPAATLLVPGLAECLKASHPIVALVDEVPRDQEDKNAFQELDHKELFSGVAKWVKKIPSEDRIEDYVDMAFTAAASGKPGPAVLLCPKDLTYDTNKYPVKFNRNVNLGSYPLDRSIPDPIKIEKAADLLANAERPIIHAGGGVISSGAKQELRQIQEECSIPVATTTMGKGSVDEEHPLTIGPIGYYMGKRGVTKFLRPMIEDADVILLVGNRTNQNGTDSWTLLPENATYIHIDVDPTEIGRNYESLRLVGDAKLALNELKKSLFNYDLNIQKEKRSLVEEKIANARVAHKEETKSVKNSDENPIKIERFLAELEMQLSSDQTIVTDASLSSVWVANYIKAKGDRKFIFPRGLAGLGWGLPLAMGANIAKPEDKVLAFVGDGGFAHAWAELETCKREGINVVTVVINNQILAYQKLAEQSRWGRYTSVCDFTAVDHAAIARACGIKGIRVESPEEIEKALQEAFLAKGSVVIDLLTDPNDIPPLPFMENLN
- a CDS encoding DEAD/DEAH box helicase → MSKFKKRISNMSNTTTTKPINPTVIFKHLTPPEEGYGYLRDVQTEFLDNWSGVRGRRDIVGKLNTGAGKTLIALLMLKSKLNEGYGPAVYLCPDRQLVKQAVEQADIFNIPVKTIQYSSNERAEFPIEFLNGEAILICTFERLFNGRSIFGVGGYYTREIQEIGTLVVDDAHSCIKKARQQSTITIPNTYDAYSKIFSLFEDDLHQQGAGLLASIKAGESSISQMIPYWSWHKQRTTIINILGELLKEEDPAVLYSWGIIGDELNQCECYISSSSIEITPMKLPIQQIPSFHQAKHRFFLSATFSDDSKLLNELGVDRSAIENPIEPEDKGDVGERLIITPKRYHMELEDYRMRAFIADYARDQNVVVIVPNMEKSKMWEKFHAKVVTKDNINDATERLKSSVGNLMIFVARYDGIDLAGDACRVLVLDGMPTATTNRDKHHQIVRQDSPIFNAQVAETIEQGLGRAVRSGSDFCNVFILDNALIKFMFNKNNQPFFAPETLAQIKFGQTIFDGEQPETSEEALEEVKSATESVLNRDPEWRSFHKQLILDVNKDHMEQNSFLLNLAENFSKAVDLFIDEKYEAGTNEFLTYIDQHKELLSDIDKAWYTQVAASFIYPVNSSRANDLQVKAKNQYRRVLKPLTPNYSKLTRSRGKQSEIIKKWLENYGDGSDVYIAIEDMITNFRFSPDIVYHVFEKAVHDIGSFLGFGSAQPETDENDGPDNLWIPEGDENVLIEAKSQSIADKIPRGDVGQLLHSIEWYKQRYGAKQECIPIIIHPSNKTEDNAHPPENARVMDMNKLNEFRQSLLAFGKALSSKTPSTWTEKEIHQQLVEHNLHEGNLFKKYTKELK
- a CDS encoding sigma factor, whose product is MQAGYIGLWFAYQHHDSERGPFPAYAFLRVRGEMLTMLRKDANYYDRHSFSSNDQEPVDITMSES
- a CDS encoding IclR family transcriptional regulator encodes the protein MSEERDKTIIRSLEKANNILKHFSKSEPLLSLNDIAQKSGNNKTTILRYCNTLEKIKFLEKIYIGNTPYYRLGIHLFVIGNQALHAIDLPTRARPYIKKMVEETNENAYLFIERNNRAYCVDTIKGGHVINANTTHVGDSYPLIKGAGPLAILASMERETQNAVLSDLELTQDEIDKLYARLEFIYFNEYSISHNETYKGTVAVGAPVMNHEGDAIGALSLGGIESRFTEDELPKIISVVKSAANKLSKELGQEG
- a CDS encoding zinc-dependent alcohol dehydrogenase, which encodes MLMVGCLWIDKKVAAIIVYFLGPIFLSKGGFLLKALYKKSEEAYNMALENSEDLIPEDDEVIVKVEAAGICGTDLKMYQGKYYKYNLPIILGHEFSGYITSIGKDVKNLSKGSKVTGQPAASNCGQCNMCIIGKTNICSKKNRLGFEQNGAFADYVKLNQRQIHVLPDEVDILSGALIEPLAVVVHAFRKIKISPSNVIHVIGSGAIGLIAMLVGKANGAFVSISGLSRDHEKLSLASKLGADLVVEADNEGSDDVIMQHTQGNGADIVLECTGTAAGVNTGLELCKASGQYVQVGTWSESLNVDFMKIAYKEIQVMGSYSHTKIDWLDSIKLIQKKKINVYPLIQDIYSLTDWKKAFKKAETGEKVKVVLKP
- a CDS encoding SDR family NAD(P)-dependent oxidoreductase, which gives rise to MSTDKKVAVVTGAAQGIGLYITEKLADDETIVIMTDVLQKKVEEESKLLRGKGKQVVDYVLDVGVEEEIKTFFDYVRNEYGRLDILVNNAGISPKHNGQKRMIVDTTLEEWNRVLNVNITGSFLCVREALSLMMLNNWGRVVNMSSQAGRTLSRVAGAHYSTSKSALIGFNRSIASEYGEYGITANCIAPGRIISPMVNEVSSEANAEFIRISPLNRLGYPEEVAAAVSYLCSEEAAYITGATIDVNGGMFMD